The DNA region CCTGGGGCCTAAAAGATATTCATCACATTGTTTGGCTGTCTCAAAAAATTATCAGGGTATCTGCAAGTCAGCCAAGAAGTCGTCAAAGTAGAACATGAATATGGGTcaactaatgtttttttttctgcatcccTGTGTGTGTACCCCAGGTGGTGTCATCCTTTATGCTGGCTCCTCTGGCAGTGCCAGCCCAAGTCCTGGCAGCCCCTCCAGTGGATACCAGACCCAGTCACCCTCCTCCCACTCACAGCCTTCGTCCCCAGAGGGTGTCTCCTTTCAGGAGATTGGGGCCATGAAGCAGGGAGGGGAACAAAGGGGAGGGACGCCTTCCCCGAAAATGGTCTTCCAGTTTCCAGAAGTGAACAATGCTCCAGCTGCCCAAGTTACAACGGTGTCATCAGCCACCTACAACCATCCCACAGTGGCCAAAAGACCCTGTGGTTTTACTGGCACCTTCCCTAGTAAGTAGCTGGTCAATGCCCTCCTACctgtcctcttcttttttttgtcaacccaCTAATAGTTAGCTTTTGTACTCTTCTCTTAAATCATGTGCTTATGTCTTCACAGAAACTGGAGGGATGGTGCTTCTGTGTAAGGTGTGTGGAGACATTGCATCTGGGTTCCATTATGGTGTCCACGCCTGTGAGGGTTGCAAAGTGAGCTCAACAATATTGTATTATGCCCACCTGCCTGTTCACATTTCTGCTAGAGATATTTAACTCCCTATGTGCTGTTTACAGGGTTTCTTCAGGCGCAGCATTCAACAGAATATCCACTACAAGATGTGTGTGAAGAATGAAAACTGTCTCATTATGCGCATGAACCGAAACCGCTGCCAACACTGCCGCTTTAAGAAATGTCTCTCAGTGGGCATGTCCAGAGATGGTAAGAGACGCATGGAGTTTGGTCACTTTACTTGTTCTTTTCCTCTCCTTTATCCCCTTTTCCTCACTAGTTGTCTTCTGTCTGATTTATCACAAGAGGGGCTTGAGTGTCCCAGTTGTCATCAATCACGGAGAAACTGTGCCAAATATAGTTTATTTTAGGAAATGGGACACCAGTTGTTGATTATGCATTCAGTGTGATGTACAGTCTCCCCTCTTGTTTAAGGCAATCTTATGTTTACGTTATTGTTATTCTGTTCTATTAatcatagcaaaaaaaaataaaaaggaggaGTGCTCCAGTTTCGATATTACACATGTAATTTGCcctttattgcatttttttccactggaAGGCTCCAGCCTCTTGGGAGATGGGAAACTAGGTGATGATAAATCATCTCTTTTTGgagcaaacatttttagttgacCCCAAAAAGCCAGATTATAATGTAGGAGTGAAAAATCACCAGATAATTCAGCAGATCACAGAAGGGAATCTATAGTTGCGATTAATGTTTCTTACCCTGCCCACTATAACAATGTGGCTATTCATTTTCATCtcctatatttatatatatttatatatatatatatatatattacactcTAAATAATTGTCATGTTCCAACTCTTGTACTTacctctcatcttttttttttttttttttttttttttttaaaccttttctcTTGTCAATTTACAAACGAGGTCATATATTAGCACTGCCGATCTAGTGACCTACTTCTACACAAGAGAGAGGCAGTGCTCAACTTTGAGACAGAATGCGAGAGAGACTGGGGGGAGGTGTGAGAGCATATAGCGAACTATAAATAGGGCTGTCAGTCCAGGAGGAGTAAAAAGTGGGGAGGATGGACTGTAACGCTGGAGGGAAGGAAAAAGCTGTTAAATGATGTGATGACATTACAGTCCATAGCATAGCCATAGAGTATATAGGATGTAGagtttttaaatctaaaaatgtAGAAGCAGGAAGCTGTTTTTGCTGCAGACAAATGTATTTGAAGTGTGGAGCTACTGCAATCCAATTTTGGGTGGGAGTATATGCTAACAGAAGATGCTCTCTCTTGTTTCCTCTCTTCTTCAGCTGTGCGTTTTGGCCGTATTCCCAAACGGGAGAAGCAGAGGCTATTGGATGAAATGCAGAGCTATATGAACAGTCTAAACGAATCTGCCTCCATGGAGATGGAGACGTCACCTCCCTCTGACACCCACTGCAGCCCAAAGAACCAGACGAATGTAGGAGCAGGCTCCATAATGCAGTCATACCAGAGCGACTTAATAAACAGTGAGAAGAAATCTCTCAAGAGGCCTGCCAGCAACAGCAACCTTGGCACTTCTTTCCAGAACAGTCCTGCCCCACCTCACACAACAGTACAGGCACACCACACGTTTCAAGGGAACCTGACATCGGGATACAGTGTCCCCTCAAAGTGTCCTGTTGCCCACGCCAATAATGAAAACACCACGAATAACAACATCAATATTTCCAAGTACTACAACACCAATCAAAATCAGTGTCCCATCCGAGCTGGCCTTTCATCTCAGCAGTATGCAGCCAATCAGAAGACTGATTCTCAGAACCAAAATTCCTGTCCTTGGAGGCTAAATGGTGGAGCCAAAGTGTTGGTGAGTCTTTTAGCATTCTTCATTTGTTTCAATCTTCATGTCAGTCCTAGGCTGCTAATGAATCTGTTCGCTATTCTTTTTCTTGTGACAGGCTTGTCCACTCAATTCTTGTCCGGTGGCTCCAGCCAGTCGCTCCAGTCAAGAAGTGTGGGAGTCATTTTCCCAGTGTTTCACCCCTGCTGTCAAAGAAGTGGTGGAGTTCGCAAAAAGTATCCCAGGCTTCCAGACTCTGAGCCAACAGGACCAAGTCATGCTACTCAAATCTGGCACGTTCCAGGTACATTGGTTTAAGTAACCTGCATGGGCTGTTAATGTATGATTATGGATTGGGGCGCACAAAGGAACCTCCTAAGTCAAATACCACGCATTCCAGGACAATGGTTGTTCAAATTTAaagatatttgcaaaaaaacacagGAAATAACAATTTGTTCCAGACACCAACCGTCACCATCATATAGCCTTCATTAGCTATACAGgcaatattttaaataacataATATTTCTGgttgtcatacaagtataatgaaaataaaactaaaataaagtaaaactgctATGTTTGATGGACAGTTTGATGTGGAAACAGTAAGGTCTTCTCGGAGTATGATACTGGTGTTTTATAGGTATTGCTGAAGTCTCACATGACACCACACATGTTAAGGATGAGGATGAATATTGTCAAAGTCCAAATTGAATGACTTTTGGGGTGTTTGACTTAGTGGATTCTGCAGTAATTAATTTAGTAGTTTCTGGCCCTAacattgctttatttatttgtaggTGCTGATGGTGAGGTTCTGCTCATTATTTGACCCCAAGGAGAGGACTGTGACCTTTCTCAATGGGCAAACATACTCCCTGGCATCACTACGGGCACTGGGCATGGGTGTTTTACTGGACTCCATGTTTGATTTCAGCGAGAAGCTAGGCTCTCTGGGTTTGGAACCAGATGAGATGGCCCTTTTTATGGCTGTTGTGCTTGTTTCAGCTGGTAAGACTCACACATGTTCACAAACTCATAGAGGAGCAACACATTTCCCTTCTCTCTAAGCTACATTTCTAAATTATTTTCCACCGTTATCTCTAGATCGCTCTGGTATTGTGGATGTTGGAGCAGTGGAGCAGCTGCAGGAGAACCTCATCAAAGCTCTGCGCACCCTCATTACGAGTCGCCGGCCGGACGACAGCACCCTCTTCCCAAAGCTGTTGCTACGTCTGCCGGACCTCCGAACCTTGAACAACCAGCACTCCGACAAGCTTTTAGCATTCCGCATTGATCCGTAAACAAGTACAAGGGCCACTGAGATGTCTGCTTCGGGGTGCTTCTTCACTTCTCATTCGAGCCAGACCAGCCACAGATGTTGGCCTCTGCATGACGGATCGTTGTTGTTGGAGCTTGGCCGAGTGTGAAGCCGTGAGAGAGGGGACTCTGAAAGTAAAGGATGTTAACTCAGCAGGGGGTGGAAACCCTTGGACTCAAATGTTCTCTTGCTTCCAAGACTGTCAATAACGACTTAAAACTGTGTTCTTCCTGGTTGGTTCACCAAATCTTTACCTCTCCTCCCTGGAGTTGTTCAAAACTTAAAGATTTAGTCCTCTAATCCCACAAGTCAGCAAAGCACACACTCCAGCTGAGATACAAGGAGTTTGTACAAACCTTCACCAACTATGACTTCTGACTGCACATTAACACCTCAACTGTAAATGGCATGCTGCAGACATTAAGAAGCCCCTCAGCCAAGTATAGGTGATAGCAATAGAAATGGTGCAAAGCTAAGAGAATGATTTATGTGCTCCCTGTTGAAAAGATATCAGCTATTTTCCTGTCATAAGTAAATCACCTAATTGGGAATGAGAGATGTATAATGATGTATTTTTAAGAAATGAAAATAAGTTGTATTGTGTTGCTATGTGCTAATCAGGGAGAAATTATTGGTCGTGATGACAGAGTCTGATGGGTTTTCACTGAATTTGTTCTCTGtaaatttttgtaaatattatgCTTGTTTGGTACCCATGGTAGTTTGATGAGTTTTGGAAATGTTAATGAATTTGTTAAGTATTGTATCAAGCCAGCATCATTAACAATATACTATACATTGCTCTATAGACTGCATTTGAACCATGCACTCTGAATATAAACTTTTTATTTGAGAATATATGAAAGAACTAAATGTATTAACTGACTGCATCACTTGTGTATATTTTGTACCTGTTTTGTGGTTACACCATAGAGTACTATTATTAAATAATGTTATACAGCATTTCCCTTGTGCTCATTTTCCTTCTTATTCTTCCTAACAAGATGCTACCGTCAGCATTGCCAAGACATAACATGCAGGGTAACCTAGCAACAGAAGCAATCGGCCAATCTTTCAGCTGGTCTGAGAGGCATTACAGAAATCACTTGATTTTAAAGAGTGTGGTAATTAGTAAACGTGTTATACAATGAGAAATACAAGGCtgccaaaacacaaataatttgtGATGCTTAGCACCTAGGACGAGATATTTTCCACATAAAATAATCACGGATCTGTATTGTGCCTATCCCTAAGATTCCATAGACAGGATACGAGACAGTACAAAAATAATCCTTTTGTTATCTCCTCATCTCATAGAAATCCTAATGGGATACGTTTAGGAACATTATCTAAAAACAGTAACTGGCCTTCATAAGAATGCATTTCACTTTGAATTTGGCTTACTTCTTTTACAAAAGACTGACGTGGAGTCATATGACCTTTTGT from Phycodurus eques isolate BA_2022a chromosome 10, UOR_Pequ_1.1, whole genome shotgun sequence includes:
- the nr1d4b gene encoding nuclear receptor subfamily 1, group D, member 4b; the encoded protein is MENSPGGGVILYAGSSGSASPSPGSPSSGYQTQSPSSHSQPSSPEGVSFQEIGAMKQGGEQRGGTPSPKMVFQFPEVNNAPAAQVTTVSSATYNHPTVAKRPCGFTGTFPKTGGMVLLCKVCGDIASGFHYGVHACEGCKGFFRRSIQQNIHYKMCVKNENCLIMRMNRNRCQHCRFKKCLSVGMSRDAVRFGRIPKREKQRLLDEMQSYMNSLNESASMEMETSPPSDTHCSPKNQTNVGAGSIMQSYQSDLINSEKKSLKRPASNSNLGTSFQNSPAPPHTTVQAHHTFQGNLTSGYSVPSKCPVAHANNENTTNNNINISKYYNTNQNQCPIRAGLSSQQYAANQKTDSQNQNSCPWRLNGGAKVLACPLNSCPVAPASRSSQEVWESFSQCFTPAVKEVVEFAKSIPGFQTLSQQDQVMLLKSGTFQVLMVRFCSLFDPKERTVTFLNGQTYSLASLRALGMGVLLDSMFDFSEKLGSLGLEPDEMALFMAVVLVSADRSGIVDVGAVEQLQENLIKALRTLITSRRPDDSTLFPKLLLRLPDLRTLNNQHSDKLLAFRIDP